A window of the Rhodoferax sp. GW822-FHT02A01 genome harbors these coding sequences:
- a CDS encoding ATP-binding protein, with product MSIVIGEVIAVSGIRISLRIFEDSSLETIFYEGVKYRGVSLREHVTIQRGFIEIVCLVEGEYLDERKMDADADKTQYIRKVDVRPIGYIMDDKFFEGVKYMPMIRDKASLLGEPMVSKIYGAEGKTNFSIGSMLKENVPINLPWTRIFNSHLGIFGNTGSGKSNTLAKLYTTLFNEKLPALKHKSQFVIIDFNGEYTEGQILPASDKQVTMLDSKKGKHKFKIEASHFWDAETLSLLFQATTNTQQPFLRRVLTGKERFKDVPLERYIEKTFEKAFSASEPKPDALELSREIARIIDCEKLQDHLKGITYNAKHKYFKDTDGNFYNSDSDGFVAHLKPLLDAHVDVADMDQFTELILRCYLQLCSDVVLGYAQYEHIQPVISRAKSSITALRNVLEIVDVPPPPHLLHVISLKKCKNEIKKILPLLIAKNFYTNHRDSENLKSPPTRTLHLIIDEAHNILSEQSTREHEIWKDYRLELFEEIIKEGRKYGVYLTLSSQRPADISPTIVSQIHNFFIHRLVNERDLMLLDNTISTLDSSSKALIPTLARGCCVVTGTAFDLPMILKIDPLLKEHRPSSDDVNLQELWALPPA from the coding sequence ATGAGCATCGTCATAGGCGAAGTCATTGCCGTATCAGGTATTCGCATATCACTGCGTATCTTTGAAGACTCCAGCCTGGAAACTATTTTCTATGAAGGGGTGAAGTACAGAGGTGTGTCGCTTAGAGAGCATGTAACCATTCAACGCGGGTTCATAGAAATCGTTTGCCTTGTAGAAGGCGAATATCTTGATGAACGCAAGATGGATGCTGATGCCGATAAGACCCAGTACATCCGCAAGGTTGATGTTCGTCCCATTGGCTACATCATGGATGACAAGTTCTTTGAGGGCGTGAAGTACATGCCAATGATCAGGGATAAGGCATCCCTGCTCGGCGAGCCCATGGTGAGCAAAATTTACGGAGCCGAGGGCAAGACCAACTTTTCCATTGGTTCAATGCTCAAGGAGAACGTACCCATCAACCTGCCATGGACACGCATCTTCAACAGCCACCTTGGAATCTTTGGCAATACAGGCAGCGGCAAATCCAACACGCTGGCAAAGCTCTATACAACTCTCTTCAACGAAAAGCTTCCCGCCCTCAAGCACAAGAGCCAGTTCGTCATCATTGACTTCAATGGCGAGTACACCGAGGGGCAGATCCTGCCCGCCAGTGACAAGCAAGTAACGATGCTGGATTCCAAGAAGGGCAAGCACAAGTTCAAGATTGAAGCCTCCCATTTCTGGGATGCTGAAACCCTCAGCTTGCTCTTCCAGGCCACAACCAACACACAGCAACCATTCCTGCGGCGCGTGCTAACTGGCAAGGAAAGATTCAAGGACGTGCCACTTGAGCGCTACATTGAAAAGACCTTTGAGAAGGCTTTCAGTGCCAGTGAGCCAAAACCTGATGCGCTTGAATTGAGCCGTGAGATAGCCAGAATCATTGATTGCGAAAAATTGCAGGATCACCTCAAGGGCATCACCTACAACGCTAAGCACAAGTATTTCAAAGATACAGACGGCAATTTCTACAACTCTGACAGTGACGGTTTTGTAGCCCATCTAAAACCGCTGCTGGATGCGCACGTGGATGTTGCCGACATGGACCAGTTCACGGAACTCATCCTGAGATGCTACCTTCAGCTATGTTCAGATGTCGTGCTGGGGTATGCCCAGTACGAGCACATCCAGCCGGTAATTTCTAGGGCAAAGTCATCCATCACGGCTCTTCGCAACGTGCTTGAAATCGTGGATGTGCCACCGCCTCCACATCTCCTGCATGTCATCTCGCTCAAGAAGTGCAAGAACGAAATCAAGAAAATCTTGCCGCTACTCATCGCCAAAAACTTCTACACGAACCACAGGGATTCAGAGAACCTAAAGAGCCCACCAACTCGGACTCTTCATCTCATTATTGACGAGGCTCACAACATCCTGTCAGAGCAATCCACCCGCGAGCATGAAATCTGGAAAGACTACCGGCTTGAGCTTTTCGAGGAAATCATTAAGGAGGGCCGCAAGTACGGCGTCTACCTCACTCTCTCCAGCCAGCGACCGGCCGACATCTCGCCCACCATCGTTTCGCAGATCCACAACTTTTTCATCCACCGGCTGGTAAACGAGCGCGACCTCATGCTGCTGGACAACACCATCAGCACACTAGACTCGTCCTCAAAGGCACTGATACCCACCCTTGCCAGAGGTTGCTGTGTGGTCACAGGCACTGCATTCGACCTGCCCATGATCCTGAAGATTGACCCGCTGCTAAAGGAGCATCGCCCCAGTAGTGATGACGTCAACCTGCAAGAGCTTTGGGCATTACCACCAGCCTAA
- a CDS encoding c-type cytochrome: MSDTSNVNGHDEAHTGPITNPKQLLVAVGFSFIIPVFIIIGLVYFVTSGNKPAAGSVDLERAVAERIQKVGMVEIRDANRAPRTGEQVFKAQCYACHLTGAAGSPKFGDASAWGPRIKNGFDALWNSALKGKGNMGPQGGGDLSDFEVARGVVYMANAGGAKFEEPKPPAAAASEPAK, from the coding sequence ATGAGCGACACCAGTAACGTTAACGGCCACGATGAGGCACACACTGGCCCCATCACCAATCCCAAGCAGTTGCTGGTGGCGGTGGGTTTTTCCTTCATCATCCCCGTGTTCATCATCATTGGACTGGTGTACTTCGTCACTTCCGGCAACAAGCCGGCCGCTGGCTCGGTTGACCTGGAACGTGCGGTGGCAGAGCGCATTCAGAAAGTTGGCATGGTCGAGATCCGCGATGCCAACCGTGCCCCACGTACAGGCGAACAGGTGTTCAAGGCCCAGTGCTATGCCTGCCATTTGACTGGTGCTGCTGGCTCTCCCAAGTTTGGTGATGCCAGCGCATGGGGTCCCCGTATCAAGAACGGTTTTGACGCACTGTGGAACTCTGCCTTGAAGGGCAAGGGCAACATGGGTCCACAAGGCGGTGGCGACCTGTCCGACTTCGAAGTGGCACGCGGTGTGGTTTACATGGCCAACGCAGGCGGCGCCAAGTTTGAAGAACCCAAGCCGCCAGCGGCCGCTGCGTCCGAGCCTGCCAAGTAA
- a CDS encoding DUF2946 family protein has product MDDIVKQAMLKWPNVPHCYGWLGLDARGNWYMRDDRAQAQGGFASGVPGAKGSLLQHTKLIEFIQRNYAADNEGQQFFQNGPQRVYVELEATPWIWRISDHHQITAHDGSPANLKQCLVDERGWLYCETDVGFGLVHTQDVANAADAIGQQLWTIKEVNRSELEGRYGYVCSPQIRQTTKKPVD; this is encoded by the coding sequence ATGGATGACATCGTCAAACAGGCCATGCTGAAATGGCCCAACGTGCCCCATTGCTATGGGTGGCTCGGGCTGGACGCGCGTGGCAATTGGTACATGCGAGACGACAGAGCTCAGGCGCAAGGTGGCTTTGCCAGTGGCGTACCGGGTGCGAAAGGAAGCCTGCTGCAGCACACCAAACTGATTGAGTTCATACAGCGCAACTACGCCGCAGATAATGAGGGTCAACAGTTCTTTCAGAATGGACCGCAGCGCGTGTATGTGGAGCTGGAAGCCACACCCTGGATATGGCGTATATCAGACCATCATCAAATAACCGCACATGACGGCAGTCCGGCCAATTTGAAGCAGTGCCTGGTAGACGAGCGAGGTTGGCTCTACTGCGAAACAGATGTGGGCTTCGGCCTGGTGCATACCCAGGACGTGGCGAATGCGGCAGATGCCATTGGGCAGCAACTGTGGACGATCAAGGAAGTGAACCGTTCCGAATTGGAGGGACGGTATGGCTATGTCTGCAGCCCGCAAATCCGACAGACAACAAAAAAGCCGGTTGACTGA
- a CDS encoding alpha/beta fold hydrolase has protein sequence MNDLFAYTAPVWLPGGHLQTIWPALHSRRFAEAHESYRRTRWTTPDQDFIDVDWLDAHQGEPGPPMPRNPLLVLFHGLEGNSQSHYARAFAQFSRQQGWNYVVPHFRGCSGEINLAPRAYHSGDHEEVDWILRRLKTQYRGPIVAVGVSLGGNALLRWAQESGCTAEEVVHAVCAVCAPTDLTASGMALGQGFNKFTYTPMFLNTMKPKALLKLRQHPGLFSQEALLSSRNLYDFDNVFTAPLHGFKDTQDYWSRASSKPRLQALLLPTLIVHAHNDPFVPAWSLPVRQDVGANVTLWQPRHGGHVGFSTGRPPGSLHCLPSAVGQWLQQHIA, from the coding sequence TTGAACGATTTGTTCGCCTACACCGCGCCTGTGTGGCTGCCCGGCGGGCACTTGCAAACCATATGGCCAGCGCTTCACAGTCGACGCTTCGCCGAAGCCCATGAGAGCTACAGGCGCACTCGGTGGACCACTCCAGACCAGGATTTCATCGACGTAGACTGGCTAGATGCTCACCAGGGCGAGCCGGGTCCACCAATGCCAAGGAACCCCTTGCTTGTGCTGTTCCACGGACTCGAAGGCAATTCCCAAAGCCACTACGCCCGTGCCTTTGCTCAGTTTTCACGACAACAAGGCTGGAATTATGTGGTGCCGCACTTTAGAGGATGTAGTGGTGAAATCAATCTCGCGCCACGGGCCTACCACTCGGGTGACCATGAAGAAGTCGACTGGATACTGCGACGTCTGAAGACCCAATACCGTGGGCCCATCGTGGCAGTCGGCGTGTCCTTGGGCGGCAATGCGCTGTTGCGCTGGGCACAGGAATCCGGATGTACCGCAGAGGAAGTGGTGCACGCAGTTTGCGCGGTGTGCGCACCAACCGACCTCACGGCCAGTGGTATGGCGCTGGGACAAGGTTTCAACAAGTTCACCTATACGCCGATGTTTCTGAATACGATGAAACCAAAGGCCTTGCTCAAACTGCGTCAACACCCTGGGCTGTTCAGCCAGGAAGCGCTGCTGTCTTCGCGCAATTTGTATGACTTTGACAATGTGTTCACCGCGCCGCTGCACGGCTTTAAGGATACGCAGGACTATTGGAGCAGAGCGTCATCCAAACCCCGGCTGCAAGCACTGCTGCTCCCCACGCTGATCGTCCACGCGCACAATGACCCGTTTGTACCTGCATGGAGCCTGCCGGTCCGGCAGGATGTGGGCGCCAATGTCACCTTGTGGCAGCCACGTCACGGAGGCCACGTGGGCTTCTCCACCGGGAGGCCCCCGGGAAGTCTGCACTGTCTGCCAAGCGCTGTCGGACAGTGGCTACAACAACATATTGCGTAA
- a CDS encoding nuclear transport factor 2 family protein, which translates to MARTKSKLQAAAVGGTPDEVEATFYEGLREGDADKVMSCWADEDDIVCIHPGGARLLGAASIRAAFEEMFSNGGTLQLDVTNVRHVHAVACAIHHVSERVEVVTQRGPVQAYVLATNVYIKTAQGWRLVVHHASPGTESQMQEDVSQPKVLH; encoded by the coding sequence ATGGCAAGAACAAAATCCAAATTGCAGGCTGCGGCGGTGGGTGGAACGCCGGACGAGGTGGAGGCCACTTTTTACGAGGGTCTGCGTGAGGGCGATGCCGACAAAGTCATGTCATGCTGGGCCGACGAGGACGACATCGTGTGTATTCATCCGGGAGGTGCGCGCCTCCTGGGTGCTGCCAGCATTCGCGCAGCATTCGAAGAGATGTTCTCCAACGGAGGCACCCTCCAGCTCGATGTAACCAATGTGCGTCATGTTCACGCAGTAGCGTGCGCGATACACCACGTCAGCGAGCGCGTGGAAGTGGTCACGCAGCGAGGGCCGGTTCAGGCCTATGTACTGGCAACCAATGTGTATATCAAGACCGCACAAGGCTGGCGTCTGGTTGTTCATCACGCCAGTCCAGGTACAGAGTCACAAATGCAAGAAGACGTGTCCCAACCCAAAGTACTGCATTGA
- a CDS encoding F0F1 ATP synthase subunit epsilon, which produces MNTIHVDVVSAEESIFSGEARFVALPGEAGELGIYPRHTPLITRIKPGSVRIEKADGSEEFVFVAGGILEVQPNCVTVLSDTAIRGKDLDDEKANAAKAAAEEAIKNAKSEIDLAKATSELAVMVAQIAALRKYRQKR; this is translated from the coding sequence ATGAACACCATCCACGTTGATGTGGTCAGTGCAGAAGAGTCCATCTTCTCCGGTGAAGCGCGCTTTGTTGCGCTGCCCGGTGAAGCTGGCGAGTTGGGGATCTATCCCCGCCACACTCCGCTGATCACGCGCATCAAGCCTGGCTCGGTGCGCATTGAAAAGGCCGATGGCTCCGAAGAGTTCGTCTTCGTTGCCGGCGGCATTCTGGAAGTGCAACCCAACTGCGTGACTGTGTTGTCCGATACCGCCATTCGTGGCAAAGATCTGGATGACGAGAAGGCCAATGCCGCCAAGGCCGCCGCCGAAGAGGCCATCAAGAACGCCAAGAGCGAGATTGACCTAGCCAAGGCAACTTCCGAACTCGCAGTCATGGTGGCCCAGATTGCAGCGCTGCGCAAGTACCGTCAGAAGCGGTAA
- the atpD gene encoding F0F1 ATP synthase subunit beta, giving the protein MAQANSPVQGKIVQCIGAVVDVEFPRDKMPGIYDALKMEGSTLTLEVQQQLGDGIVRTIALGSSDGLRRGMIVSNTEKPISVPVGQATLGRIMDVLGAPIDERGPVNADLHMSIHRKAPTYDELSPSQELLETGIKVIDLVCPFAKGGKVGLFGGAGVGKTVNMMELINNIAKAHSGLSVFAGVGERTREGNDFYHEMADSGVVNLEDLPKSKVAMVYGQMNEPPGNRLRVALTGLTIAESFRDEGRDVLFFVDNIYRYTLAGTEVSALLGRMPSAVGYQPTLAEEMGRLQERITSTKVGSITSIQAVYVPADDLTDPSPATTFAHLDSTVVLSRDIASLGIYPAVDPLDSTSRQLDPNVVGEDHYNTARAVQGTLQRYKELRDIIAILGMDELAPEDKLTVARARKIQRFLSQPFHVAEVFTGSPGKYVTLAETIRGFKMIVAGECDHLPEQAFYMVGTIDEAFEKAKKVA; this is encoded by the coding sequence ATGGCTCAAGCTAACTCCCCAGTTCAGGGAAAAATTGTTCAGTGTATTGGCGCGGTGGTGGACGTTGAGTTTCCCCGTGACAAGATGCCCGGCATTTATGACGCGCTGAAGATGGAAGGTTCCACCCTGACGCTGGAAGTGCAGCAGCAGCTGGGCGACGGCATTGTCCGTACCATTGCTCTGGGTTCTTCCGACGGTCTGCGTCGCGGCATGATCGTTTCCAACACGGAAAAACCGATCTCCGTTCCCGTGGGTCAAGCTACCCTGGGTCGCATCATGGACGTGCTGGGTGCGCCCATCGACGAGCGCGGTCCTGTGAATGCAGATCTGCACATGTCCATTCACCGCAAGGCTCCTACTTATGACGAGCTGAGCCCTTCTCAGGAACTGCTGGAAACCGGCATCAAGGTGATTGACTTGGTATGCCCCTTCGCCAAGGGCGGTAAGGTGGGTCTGTTCGGTGGTGCCGGTGTGGGCAAGACAGTGAACATGATGGAACTGATCAACAACATCGCCAAGGCGCACAGCGGCCTGTCCGTGTTCGCCGGTGTGGGTGAACGTACCCGTGAAGGTAACGACTTCTATCACGAGATGGCCGATTCTGGCGTTGTGAACTTGGAAGACCTGCCCAAGTCCAAAGTGGCCATGGTGTACGGTCAGATGAATGAACCCCCGGGCAACCGTCTGCGTGTGGCTCTGACCGGTCTGACCATTGCGGAGTCGTTCCGTGACGAAGGCCGTGACGTGCTGTTCTTCGTGGACAACATCTACCGTTACACACTGGCCGGTACCGAAGTGTCCGCTCTGCTGGGTCGTATGCCTTCCGCCGTGGGTTACCAGCCTACGCTGGCCGAAGAAATGGGCCGTCTGCAAGAGCGTATTACCTCTACCAAGGTTGGCTCCATCACTTCCATCCAGGCCGTTTACGTGCCTGCCGACGACTTGACCGACCCGTCTCCTGCGACCACGTTTGCTCACTTGGACTCCACCGTCGTGCTGTCCCGTGACATCGCTTCCCTGGGTATCTACCCTGCTGTGGACCCGCTGGACTCCACCAGCCGCCAGCTCGACCCCAATGTCGTGGGTGAAGACCACTACAACACGGCCCGCGCCGTGCAAGGTACGCTGCAGCGCTACAAGGAATTGCGTGACATCATCGCGATTCTGGGTATGGACGAACTCGCTCCCGAAGACAAGCTGACCGTGGCCCGTGCCCGTAAGATCCAGCGTTTCCTGAGCCAGCCTTTCCACGTGGCTGAAGTGTTTACCGGCTCTCCTGGCAAGTACGTGACCCTAGCTGAAACCATCCGCGGCTTCAAGATGATTGTGGCTGGCGAATGCGATCACCTGCCGGAACAAGCGTTCTACATGGTCGGTACCATTGACGAAGCGTTCGAAAAAGCCAAAAAGGTTGCCTAA
- the atpG gene encoding F0F1 ATP synthase subunit gamma has product MAAGKEIRGKIKSVENTKKITKAMEMVAASKMRKAQDRMRAARPYSEKIRNIASNLGKANPEYTHAFMRANDAKTSGFIVVTTDKGLCGGMNTNVLRVVTGKLREMQGAGESAQAVAIGNKGLGFLNRVGAKVVSHATQLGDTPHLDKLIGPVKVLLDAYTKGELKAVYLCYTKFINTMKQEPVVQQLLPLSAAEMDAQAAASGTQHGWDYIYEPDAQSVIDDLLTRYVEALVYQAVAENMASEQSARMVAMKAATDNAGSVIGELKLVYNKTRQAAITKELSEIVAGAAAV; this is encoded by the coding sequence ATGGCAGCAGGTAAGGAAATACGCGGCAAGATCAAATCGGTGGAAAACACCAAGAAGATCACCAAAGCCATGGAAATGGTGGCCGCATCCAAAATGCGCAAGGCGCAGGACCGGATGCGCGCTGCCCGTCCATACAGCGAAAAGATCCGCAACATTGCGAGCAATCTGGGCAAGGCCAATCCCGAGTACACGCATGCCTTCATGCGTGCCAACGATGCGAAGACATCCGGCTTCATCGTCGTCACCACCGACAAGGGTTTGTGCGGCGGCATGAACACCAATGTGCTGCGCGTGGTCACTGGCAAATTGCGTGAAATGCAAGGTGCGGGTGAATCTGCACAGGCCGTGGCCATTGGCAACAAGGGTCTGGGTTTCCTGAACCGTGTTGGCGCCAAAGTGGTCTCGCATGCGACCCAGTTGGGTGATACCCCCCACCTGGACAAGCTGATTGGCCCGGTCAAGGTATTGCTGGATGCGTACACCAAGGGTGAGTTGAAGGCTGTGTATCTTTGCTACACCAAGTTCATCAACACCATGAAGCAAGAGCCGGTGGTTCAGCAACTGCTGCCTCTCTCGGCTGCTGAAATGGACGCGCAGGCTGCCGCCAGCGGTACGCAGCACGGTTGGGACTACATCTACGAGCCGGACGCACAGTCGGTGATCGATGACTTGCTGACTCGCTATGTGGAAGCACTGGTGTATCAGGCGGTTGCAGAGAACATGGCATCCGAGCAGTCTGCACGGATGGTGGCCATGAAGGCTGCTACCGACAATGCAGGTAGCGTGATCGGGGAACTCAAGTTGGTCTACAACAAGACCCGCCAGGCCGCGATTACCAAAGAGTTGTCCGAAATCGTTGCGGGTGCTGCCGCGGTGTAA
- the atpA gene encoding F0F1 ATP synthase subunit alpha, whose product MQLNPAEISELIKSRIEGLSASADIRNQGTVVSVTDGICRIHGLSDVMQGEMLEFPAGSDGLPTYGLALNLERDSVGSVILGEYEHISEGDTVKCTGRILEVPVGPELKGRVVNALGQPIDGKGPINAKLTDVIEKVAPGVIARESVSQPMQTGLKSIDSMVPVGRGQRELIIGDRQTGKTAVAIDAIINQKGQNMTCVYVAIGQKASSVKNVVRALEQAGAMEYTIVVAATASESAAMQYVSAYSGCTMGEYFRDRGEDALIVYDDLSKQAVAYRQVSLLLRRPPGREAYPGDVFYLHSRLLERAARVNADYVEAFTKGAVKGKTGSLTALPIIETQAGDVSAFVPTNVISITDGQIFLETSLFNAGIRPAINAGISVSRVGGAAQTKLVKNLSGGIRTDLAQYRELAAFAQFASDLDEATRKQLDRGARVTELLKQAQYSPLTISLMGATLFAVNKGFMDDIEVKKVLSFEHGLHAYLKDKHAALLAKLEADKAMDKDAEAELNAAITAFKKTFA is encoded by the coding sequence ATGCAACTCAATCCCGCAGAAATCTCTGAACTGATCAAGAGCCGTATTGAAGGTCTGTCCGCCAGCGCCGACATTCGCAATCAGGGCACCGTGGTGTCGGTGACCGACGGTATCTGCCGCATCCACGGTCTGTCTGACGTGATGCAGGGCGAAATGCTTGAGTTCCCCGCCGGTAGCGATGGCCTGCCCACCTACGGTTTGGCGCTGAACCTGGAGCGTGACTCTGTTGGCTCCGTTATTCTGGGTGAATACGAACACATCTCCGAAGGCGATACCGTCAAGTGCACGGGCCGCATTCTGGAAGTGCCCGTGGGTCCCGAGCTCAAAGGCCGTGTGGTCAATGCGCTGGGTCAGCCTATCGACGGCAAGGGTCCCATCAATGCCAAGCTGACCGACGTGATCGAAAAAGTGGCTCCTGGCGTGATCGCCCGTGAGTCCGTCAGCCAGCCCATGCAGACCGGCCTGAAGTCCATCGACTCCATGGTTCCCGTCGGCCGCGGTCAGCGCGAGCTGATCATTGGTGACCGTCAGACCGGCAAGACTGCCGTGGCCATTGACGCCATCATCAACCAGAAGGGTCAGAACATGACCTGCGTGTACGTTGCGATCGGCCAGAAGGCGTCTTCTGTCAAGAACGTGGTGCGCGCTCTGGAACAAGCTGGCGCCATGGAATACACCATCGTCGTGGCCGCTACCGCTTCCGAGTCTGCCGCCATGCAGTACGTGTCTGCCTACTCTGGCTGCACCATGGGCGAATACTTCCGCGACCGCGGCGAAGACGCACTGATCGTCTATGACGATCTGTCCAAGCAAGCCGTGGCTTACCGCCAGGTTTCCCTGCTGCTGCGCCGTCCTCCAGGCCGTGAAGCCTACCCCGGCGACGTGTTCTATCTGCACAGCCGTCTGCTGGAGCGTGCAGCTCGCGTGAATGCCGACTACGTCGAAGCCTTCACCAAGGGCGCCGTGAAGGGCAAGACCGGTTCTTTGACCGCTCTGCCAATCATTGAAACCCAAGCCGGTGACGTGTCTGCCTTCGTTCCGACCAACGTGATTTCCATTACCGACGGTCAGATCTTCCTGGAAACCTCGCTGTTCAATGCAGGTATCCGTCCCGCTATCAACGCCGGTATCTCGGTGTCCCGCGTGGGTGGTGCTGCCCAGACCAAGCTGGTGAAGAACCTGTCTGGTGGTATCCGTACCGACTTGGCCCAGTACCGTGAGCTGGCTGCGTTCGCGCAGTTCGCCTCCGACCTGGACGAAGCCACCCGCAAGCAGCTGGACCGCGGTGCCCGTGTGACCGAGTTGCTCAAGCAAGCCCAGTACAGCCCGCTGACCATCAGCCTGATGGGCGCAACACTGTTCGCAGTGAACAAGGGCTTCATGGACGATATCGAAGTCAAGAAGGTTCTGTCCTTCGAGCACGGCCTGCACGCTTATCTCAAAGACAAGCATGCCGCTTTGCTGGCCAAGCTGGAAGCTGACAAGGCAATGGATAAAGACGCTGAAGCCGAATTGAACGCTGCCATCACAGCCTTCAAGAAGACTTTTGCTTAA
- a CDS encoding F0F1 ATP synthase subunit delta, whose product MAELATIARPYAEALYKASAGDLAAVSTWVEELAAIAGNEQLLQFADSPKVTSAQVFDVIAGVAKSALGDQAKNFLRTVIENGRLSVLPEIAAQFRALKNAQSGSSDAVVFSAFPIDQAALADVAATLEKRFGRKLNVSVELQPELIGGIRVVVGDEVLDTSVKARLEQMKVALSA is encoded by the coding sequence ATGGCTGAACTCGCCACTATTGCAAGGCCCTATGCCGAAGCGCTGTACAAGGCTTCTGCAGGTGATCTGGCTGCGGTAAGCACCTGGGTTGAAGAGTTGGCTGCAATTGCCGGCAACGAACAGTTGCTGCAATTCGCCGACAGTCCCAAGGTGACCTCTGCACAAGTCTTTGATGTGATCGCGGGTGTGGCCAAGTCGGCCCTGGGCGATCAGGCCAAGAACTTCCTGCGCACTGTGATCGAGAACGGTCGCCTGAGTGTTCTGCCTGAAATTGCTGCACAGTTCCGGGCGTTGAAAAACGCCCAGAGCGGATCTTCTGATGCTGTGGTTTTCAGCGCTTTCCCGATTGATCAGGCGGCATTGGCTGATGTGGCAGCAACGCTGGAAAAGCGTTTCGGCCGCAAGCTCAATGTGTCTGTGGAACTGCAGCCTGAACTGATCGGCGGCATTCGTGTCGTGGTGGGTGACGAGGTTCTTGATACATCTGTCAAGGCGCGTCTGGAACAAATGAAAGTGGCACTGTCAGCCTGA
- a CDS encoding F0F1 ATP synthase subunit B: MSINATFFAQMVVFFILVMFTMKLVWPPIAKALDERAQKIADGLAAADKAKAELTSANKRVEDELAKSRNETASRLADAERRAQAIVEEAKAKATEEGNKIVAAAKVEAEQQTVKAREALREQVAALAVKGAEQILRKEVNAGVHADLLGRLKTEL; the protein is encoded by the coding sequence GTGAGTATTAACGCAACATTCTTCGCACAGATGGTGGTGTTTTTCATATTGGTGATGTTCACGATGAAACTCGTGTGGCCACCGATAGCGAAAGCACTCGATGAACGTGCGCAGAAAATCGCAGACGGCTTGGCCGCTGCGGACAAGGCCAAAGCAGAGTTGACCAGCGCCAACAAGCGCGTGGAAGACGAGCTGGCCAAGTCCCGCAACGAGACTGCAAGCCGTCTGGCTGACGCGGAACGCCGCGCGCAAGCCATCGTTGAAGAAGCCAAGGCCAAAGCAACCGAAGAAGGCAACAAGATCGTTGCTGCCGCCAAGGTTGAAGCTGAACAGCAAACCGTCAAGGCCCGTGAAGCACTGCGTGAGCAGGTTGCTGCGCTGGCTGTCAAGGGCGCCGAGCAGATTCTCCGCAAGGAAGTCAATGCTGGCGTGCATGCGGATTTGCTGGGCCGTTTGAAGACCGAGCTGTAA
- the atpE gene encoding F0F1 ATP synthase subunit C, with translation MEHVLGFVALAAGLIIGLGAIGACIGIGIMGSKYLESAARQPELMNELQTKMFLLAGLIDAAFLIGVGIAMMFAFANPFVLK, from the coding sequence ATGGAACACGTTCTTGGTTTTGTCGCGCTGGCTGCTGGTCTGATCATTGGTCTGGGTGCTATCGGTGCTTGTATTGGTATCGGCATCATGGGTAGCAAGTACCTTGAGTCTGCAGCACGTCAGCCCGAGCTGATGAATGAACTGCAAACCAAGATGTTCTTGCTGGCTGGTCTGATCGACGCTGCGTTCCTGATTGGCGTTGGTATCGCCATGATGTTCGCATTCGCCAACCCCTTCGTGCTGAAGTAA